The Ptychodera flava strain L36383 unplaced genomic scaffold, AS_Pfla_20210202 Scaffold_157__1_contigs__length_76673_pilon, whole genome shotgun sequence region atcattgagtcacttctgaatcgtgtgaaaatcagcagccacggccctatctctcagtcaacttacaaataattgtattgacattgttatcattgccacatacgtaacagataagactacagtacagtgttattttggcaatggcatttcagtacacataataacacgagtcagctttaaaattaccagtactgctttaagtaatttcttcacctgagcgacgtattttcttgcattttcatggAGAGTTCGCGCATGGACTGATCTCCCCAACACCTTTCAGCCTCCACCTCTTGCTCTTTTAGAGCAAATGACCTTGTAGCTGGCTTCGATTTCCGGGTCAACTGTGAGAGTTGAccttatgcgcatgcgcaatcagaaggcgccatgttttcaacggttcagcatatcaatgcatatcggAGAGAGGAGCCAGCCTGCTCACCATTCGTACTtcaacaaatcttatttttcaagcacattttcgtcatctgtacaccttggaaacaatgtgacatcaattctgatatgcatagaaagtgttccgatcgagaattacatcgggttgagacataggttggcatcgataacttgacgatggcagtgcctctacactgccagtatgtaCAGCTGTACTGGTACTGCGGTAATGCAACTTGTAAGGTAGGCCCGTGAGGTAGGGAAGGTTTGTTGATCGCCTGTTTTAATACCacgaccatatgaattttgattgtgtaacatgtagaatatttcagttctaaattttttaataaagcgtcgttgaatgtactgaaatgctttgtatgcagtttgttctgttaatcatgtaatgatgtatgtacagttgagaaagatttgaaaaatttgagtaggcCTAAGCATGCACGATGTTCTACATTCTATTTCGACCTGAATACCACTCATGATCggtcattgaatgattgatttttccAGCGTGAGATATCTCATGTTATGCAAACGTCCATTGATACCATGGTGCTCAGTGAAGTTGCCAGCAAATTACATCAAGAGGATGTtgttgtgatatgcaatattgtgatactcatcatgaactgcagccctagcctgtgctacaccatggccatcggtcaatttttaaagtctaaaaattgattgacatgttaacatacattttcattttcaacacttttgcaagatctccatgcctcactaatttcttgttctttgtctAAGCTACATCTTATacgtaatttattccatctacatcttgtctgcctttcatctacattttatctactctctaaactatcacctgatgattaatatgcacaaaagtagacgaagcaatagatctacatcttgtctacatttcatctacctgagatctaaatttcgtctaatttttcatccacattttgtctacatttcatctactctctgaactatgacctcattagtatgcacaaaagtagatgaagcagttcatctactgcccaattaaaataaagtctactgtagatctaatgtggactagatgtagatctcaattttccgtaagggAAGAGACTTACTAGCGACCAGAAACGTTAACTTCCACAAGATCGTTTCTAATGACGAAGAAGTCATGACAGCACTTCCAAACGAAGTACGAGCCAAAGATCTACAGAGTTTGGATTTCAACCAAGACACCTTACCAACACAGAGATCATTAGGGGTCAAGTGGTCTCTAGAGGCGGACGCATTCACATTCGAagtagacttgaaggagaagccaTTCTCACGGCGGGGAGTACTGGCGATCGTCAACTCAATATACGATCCACTCGGTATACTCACACCAGTTTCCATAGAAGGAAAACTTATACTACGAGGCCTCATGACAGAAACTAAAGGACGCAACTCATCAAACCTTGGATGGGATGAAACACTACCAGAGAAACACTTGCCCAGATGGACGCGCTGGCGCAACAACCTCAACTACATcacaaagatacagctacagCGATGCTACACTCCACCCACCTTCGGACCCATAAAGAAAACAGAGCGTCACATTTTCTCTGACGCCAGCAATGAAGCCATAGGTACCGTAGCGTACCTGCGGTTGACCAACCATGAAGACAAAGTCAACGTATCATTCATACTTGGCAAAGCAAAGGTAAACCCGACTCATGCAGTCTCCATACCTCGCCTAGAATTATGTGCAGCCGTCCTAGCGACAGAACTCGCACAGAAGATCACATCAGAAATCGGCCTGAACATCGACAACGTCATATATCACACGGACAGCGATATCGTCCTTGGATATATAAACAAAAGCTCAAAACGTTTCCACGTATACGTAGCGAACAGAGTAGAAAAGATACACAACTATCATCACCACACCAGTGGCGACATGTGTCTACACACGAAAATCCAGCTGATATCGCATCACGCAGAATACCAGCCCCAAAACTCAACTCAACTATCTGGCTATCAGGACCAGCATTCCTGTGGCAGCGAGACGAGCAAGAAAAAGACAACCATGaagaaacagaacacaaatacacagtaagtgaCGAAGACCCTGAGGTCCGCAAACAACTTGCTGTCCATAACACATCAAcgaaggaagtagaacaagacgaCTTAGGTGCTCACCGATTTCAACGATTCTCATCATGGAGATCCTTGAAGAGAAGTATTGCCAACTTAATAGGCAAAATCAGACAAAGAAAATTACCagaaaagacagacaaaaaagaagaagagaagTCTCCAGAAGAACTGAAAATTGAGATGATGGCACAAGCAGAAACCATCATCCTACGCTCAGTAcagaaaagtgtgtttcataaaGAATATGAGATACTATCTGCAGCAAAGTCAGCAGGCACTGACAACaacaaactacagaaacggaACCCCATCAGCCGGATGAACCCATTCATCGATGAAAAAGGACTCATCCGCATTGGAGGAAGACTTCGTCAATCTGACATCGACCTCTGCGGCCGACACCCCATCATCCTCCCACAGGACAACCACATTTCACGACTTATCATCGATCATGTACATCGACAAGTACAACATCAAGGCAGACAACTCACCCTATCAAACGTCAGAGCTAATGACTATTGGATCATGGGTGTACATGACATGGTAAGAAGCATACTACACAAATGTGCGATATGTAGAAGACTGAGAGCAAAACCACTCACTCAACTCATGGCCGACCTACCGTCGGACAGAACAGAGAAAACCCCACCATTCACCAACGTCGGAATGGACGTATTCGGCCCCTGGACTATAGCTTCCCGCAAAACAGAGCCGGTACGTCTGAAGCAAAGAGATGGGCAGttatctttgtctgtctctACACTACAGCAGTACACATAAAAGTAATAGACTCCAGTGACACTTCATCCTTCATCAACGCCCTACGTCGCTTCATAGCTATACGAGGCAACATCAAGAAACTCAGATGTGACCAGAGCACCAACTTCATCGGCGCAAAGAACGAACTTCAGGCAGCAGCCAAAGAGCTGGATCAAGACCGCATCAAGAAATTCCTTACAACAAGAGACTGTGAGTGGATTTTCAACCCACCTCACGCATCCCACTTCGGCGGTATATGGGAACGACAAATTGGTACCATCAGACGCGTTCTTGACTCCATGCACTATCAACTAGGCAAGCAACAATACACACATGACTTGCTGACAACTCTCATGGCAGAAGCCAGCGCCATCGTCAACTCCAGACCTATAACAACTGTATCATCAGATGCAAACGATCCTCAAGCTCTCACCCCAAACATGCTACTCACCATGAAGACTCAATCACCGGCCCCACCACCAGGCTCATTCGTCCAACAAGACATCTACAGTAGAAAACGTTGGCGACGTGTACAGTATCTAGCTGATCAATTCTGGATACGATGGAGAAAAGAATATCTACAAAGCCGTCAGCCACGACCAAAATGGAACAAATCTACAATCAACGTCAAAGAAGGAGACGTGGTTcttttgagagagaaagaatacgCAAGAAACAGCTGGCCCCTCGCTCGCATAGTGAAGGTCTACCCCAGCGATGACAACAAAGTACGAAAAGTGGACGTCATAATCTACAAAGATGGCGAACATCGAACCTACCTCAGACCAATTAGTgaattagttttgattgaaagtacATATTGAACTCTGTGATTGAATTCAATGAACACTATATACGGACTCTCTTAGTACGAACCCTTTCGTATATACTCTTAGCTTTTAGAATTTATTAAGACCTAAAATTTTAGTAGGCATTTattctatttgaaatttatgattaGTAAAAATTCAGCTTACCGCGCATTTTTAGACGGGGAGTGTGTTGaattgacccttcatgaccccaactagattttcagaagatcgccctctatctttcttaaggccctctggcacaaaggtcaagaaacttcttggtaaaacaattaaaaggttaaagattaaattacacccAGGCAGACACGTTTTTTCCTCCACTGtcttaaagcaagtagacatgccacgtggatctcactaacactccagccaaaagtaggactgtaggcgcaacgatgtaagttgatttccttttatgactttccaattatttagaggaccatttagaatgcagtgcttagatattttggtagaatttagttcttttattccgtttactttgaacttgatttacctcgactctccgatgtagacaatgaatgaccttgtattttaatctcttaatttacccagttttcaccgcttcttgaataaatctactctaaactaaagcaactgagggtggttatttcttggagtggttggcacttagcggatacaaaagtaactggactccgCCACAGTGGTTTTCCATATGTTCTGATTTTTGCATCTGTTGCATGTAATGAAATAAATTAGGTATTTAATTTGGACTGTAAGTAATCTTATGTGTTATAGTGTGTATTGTATCAGCTGCATGAGTTTGAAACTATAGTAGAGTATTTGCAAATATTGCACATTCTATTGGAACCATATGTGTAGAAATTTTCCCgaattatgtatttttgtatttcactatATGGACACACAAGTCTCGTGGGTTATTAATGGTGATAAGCTATGAGTGATGTACTTGAGGTATAAGATGGTAAACTGTTGCACAATCGAGGAGCTTACAATCTTATATGTATCAGGGATGGCGGTTTCACAGCGACTTGATTTATGTAAGATCCTGAAGTGGAAGTCCCAATCAATTAGTTATTAAACATAAGCTTATATACACAACtcagttaaaaaaaaacagtgaaaaacatAAATAGCGACTGCGAAATACTTTAACCTTTGACCAAGCTTTTCtctaaaactttcaacaatgctcttaccaaatcaaaatatcaatCGATGGTCACGGTGCAAATTGTGGTACTAGAAACATTAAttaattacctaacatttatcaggatttgaaat contains the following coding sequences:
- the LOC139126904 gene encoding uncharacterized protein, whose protein sequence is MTALPNEVRAKDLQSLDFNQDTLPTQRSLGVKWSLEADAFTFEVDLKEKPFSRRGVLAIVNSIYDPLGILTPVSIEGKLILRGLMTETKGRNSSNLGWDETLPEKHLPRWTRWRNNLNYITKIQLQRCYTPPTFGPIKKTERHIFSDASNEAIGTVAYLRLTNHEDKVNVSFILGKAKWRHVSTHENPADIASRRIPAPKLNSTIWLSGPAFLWQRDEQEKDNHEETEHKYTVSDEDPEVRKQLAVHNTSTKEVEQDDLGAHRFQRFSSWRSLKRSIANLIGKIRQRKLPEKTDKKEEEKSPEELKIEMMAQAETIILRSVQKSVFHKEYEILSAAKSAGTDNNKLQKRNPISRMNPFIDEKGLIRIGGRLRQSDIDLCGRHPIILPQDNHISRLIIDHVHRQVQHQGRQLTLSNVRANDYWIMGVHDMNRENPTIHQRRNGRIRPLDYSFPQNRAGTSEAKRWAVIFVCLYTTAVHIKVIDSSDTSSFINALRRFIAIRGNIKKLRCDQSTNFIGAKNELQAAAKELDQDRIKKFLTTRDCEWIFNPPHASHFGGIWERQIGTIRRVLDSMHYQLGKQQYTHDLLTTLMAEASAIVNSRPITTVSSDANDPQALTPNMLLTMKTQSPAPPPGSFVQQDIYSRKRWRRVQYLADQFWIRWRKEYLQSRQPRPKWNKSTINVKEGDVVLLREKEYARNSWPLARIVKVYPSDDNKVRKVDVIIYKDGEHRTYLRPISELVLIESTY